The following are encoded in a window of Merismopedia glauca CCAP 1448/3 genomic DNA:
- a CDS encoding chromophore lyase CpcT/CpeT — MNSEVKSSNLVTLARWMAGDFSNYQQSSEQPRLFAHIHVLFRPLPFEFFSGIGFYSEQVYDYDLWNPYRQGVHRLVERQDDIYIENYSLQNAYLYAGAARHLDILKTITPECLERRYNCSMIFRREGDRFIGGVEPGNLCLIEREGCQTYLISDVEITENTWVSLDKGMNVETHEQMWGSTYGALKFAKCETFADEVPIMHQKLVSNDR; from the coding sequence ATGAACTCTGAAGTAAAATCTAGTAACTTAGTAACTTTGGCGCGCTGGATGGCTGGGGATTTTAGTAATTATCAACAATCATCCGAGCAACCTCGGCTTTTTGCTCATATTCATGTCTTATTTCGACCTTTACCATTTGAATTTTTTTCTGGTATTGGTTTCTATTCTGAGCAAGTTTATGACTATGATTTATGGAATCCTTATCGGCAAGGGGTACATCGCTTAGTTGAGCGCCAAGATGATATTTACATCGAGAATTATAGCCTCCAAAATGCCTATCTGTACGCTGGTGCTGCTCGCCACTTAGATATTCTCAAAACCATAACTCCAGAGTGTTTAGAAAGACGCTATAACTGCTCGATGATCTTTAGAAGAGAGGGTGATAGATTTATTGGTGGTGTAGAACCTGGAAATTTGTGCTTGATTGAGCGTGAGGGTTGTCAGACTTACTTGATTAGTGATGTAGAAATTACGGAAAATACTTGGGTTAGTCTTGATAAGGGGATGAATGTTGAGACTCACGAGCAAATGTGGGGATCTACTTATGGAGCATTAAAGTTTGCCAAGTGCGAGACTTTTGCAGATGAAGTCCCAATAATGCACCAAAAGTTAGTTAGCAACGACAGATGA
- a CDS encoding phycobiliprotein lyase translates to MEITEFVERSVGNWRSQRSAHHLAFSHFEAIESEIEILSLSLDDLEVVELCKSYDIDPKTAVSPFRMSWSGTTDWDEKEVMEGTCILVPIPDATNLKRGKLLRDRGYAETMAAAGNYHITEDDTFVLVTEYDRAAAEEKIWFVNPNVRCRVSLIKTSAGTGVVTASFSSEIRQAIEK, encoded by the coding sequence ATGGAAATTACGGAATTTGTCGAGCGTTCGGTGGGGAATTGGCGATCGCAACGCAGCGCCCACCATTTGGCTTTCAGTCATTTTGAAGCGATAGAATCGGAAATAGAGATACTAAGTCTCTCCTTAGACGATCTAGAGGTGGTGGAACTGTGTAAATCTTACGATATCGATCCTAAAACAGCAGTTTCTCCCTTTCGGATGAGTTGGTCTGGTACGACGGATTGGGATGAAAAAGAAGTCATGGAAGGGACTTGTATTTTAGTTCCCATCCCCGATGCTACTAATCTTAAGCGAGGAAAACTGCTGCGCGATCGCGGTTATGCAGAAACTATGGCTGCGGCTGGTAATTATCACATTACAGAAGATGATACGTTTGTCTTAGTCACTGAATATGACCGAGCGGCGGCGGAAGAAAAAATCTGGTTTGTTAATCCTAATGTCCGGTGTCGAGTTTCGTTGATTAAAACTAGCGCTGGTACTGGTGTCGTAACTGCTTCATTTTCTTCAGAAATCCGTCAGGCGATCGAAAAATGA